A segment of the Nostoc sp. TCL26-01 genome:
CCCCATCCTCCAGAAGATATACCTCCTAATGCCCAAAACTGGGGTGACTCTAAAGTCCGGTAACGTGATTTAACTAGTGTAACTAATTCTGAACCAATCAAAGTTCCTACCTTGCCGTTATTCCCATCAAAATATTCGGGGTCATATAAAGGACTAGAACCACGATGATCATTGCCATCGGGTGTAATTATAATTGATGGTGGTAACTTGCCACTTTGATATAGTTCATCTAGTATATTCAAGATGGCATATTTATCAACGTATGCACGAGCATCATCATGACCACCATGTAATAAGAAGATGACCGGATAACGTTTTTGCGGATATTTTTTATATTCTGGCGGTAAAATCACACCATAATTGCGGACTGTACCCATTGCTTGTGAATTGAAAGTTTCTAACTGAAATTTAAGTTTTGTATTAGCCTCTTCTGTGGGTGGATCTAGTTGTGGTGCGCCTAAGATAAATACATAATAATAACCAACAGTTGTGAGGATGGCGATCGCTCCTACGATGTAAATAAAAATTTTAGAAATTTTCATGGGTTTTTAAAATTAGCAGCACTTTTAAGAACAGGTGATAGGTGACAGGTGATAGGTGACAGGTGATAGGTGACAGGTGACAGGTGATAGGTGACAGGTGATAGGTGACAGGTGACAGAGAGGGGTATTGACTATTCTAATTTAATTATGCAAGCTGATATGATCGTAAGAATTCGGCAACCAGGAGTCAGAAGTCTGAATTAATCAAGGGTTTAGGAATATTAGCTTACTCATCAAATATGAGAATTTGAACTATTCTGACTCCTGTATTCTGACTCCTGAATCCTTACATATGATCAGCCATGTGGGCTATCTGGGAAATGCGAAATTGCTCACCGACAAATGTTAAAGAATCGGCTAAATGTTCACGCCAATATTGCCAAGTATGACTACCAGGATACTTGCGGAAGAGATGATAAATCTTGAATTGTTCTAGGACTTGAGAAAACTTTTTCGCCTCATCTATTTCTTCAGTATCGGAAATACCTGTATCTAAATAGATTCGTAATCTTTTTTGTGCTTGTGAAGGAATATCTTTGATATAGGTAATGGGACTGTTTTTCGGGCCGCTTTTATCTTGAAAATAACCACTATGACTAAATAAAATTGAGAAATTATTTAAGTTATGCAAACCGACATTGACTGCACCCCATCCCCCAGAAGATAATCCCCCTATTGCCCAAAAATCGGGATTAGGTAAGGTACGGTAGCGGGTTTGCACTACTTTGACTAGTTCATTGCCAACGGCGGTGGAAACTTTACCATTAGGGCCGTCTATATATTGGGGGTCCCAGTAGCGGCTAGAACCGCGCTTGTCGTTACCATCTGGAGTAATGACGATACTGGGAGGTAATTTACCTGTGGTGTACAGTTGTTCTAGAGTTTTGAGAGCGTGTCCCTTACCTTGATTAAACCAGTCTTGAGGTTCACCATGTCCACCGTGGAGCAGAAAAATTACTGGATAGCGTTGTTGTGGATTTTGTTCATAGCCTGGAGGTAAGGAAACGCCATAAGTGCGGCTTCCACCCATAGCTTGACTATCGTAAGTGGCAATTTTATAAGTGAGGGGAGTGGCTAAGATATCAGCACTCGGTTGTGGTGGTAGGATGGCTTGTTGTAGTGGCTTTTGAGCTATTGCACCTTGAGAATAATTGCAGCTAACTAGGGTGATGAGCGAAAAGAGTAAGAAAGTTTGCGATATTCTGTTATTCATAGTGGTGAAATTAAGAGTAAAGTCGCTGTGTTAACCAATCTGCGATCGCCTGATTAACTAAATCTGCACACTCAGCCATGACTAAATGTCCAGCATTGGCAAAATGTAAGTGAGTACCATTGACAAAGTGACTGGTTAATTCTTCTCCCATCTTGTGTGTAAATGTGGGATCTTGGCCGGCGGTAATGACTAAAGCCGGAATATGCAAATTTTTCGGTAAGGGATGACGGATAAAAAAGTTATAATCCCAAAATATTTCTAAACCTTTGTAAGCATGAACATCTGTGGGTGCTGGATTTTCGGCAAAAAACCTTTCCATCGCACTGTGACGATAAGAAGTTGAAAGGAATTTATTCAAAGCTTGCAAGTTGGCTAAGTGAAACATATATCTACCACCCCAAGCCATAAACTTCATCAAGGGAATTTCCCACCAAGGTGCTAAGTCGTGAGTTCCCCCAGCGATCGCAATGATTCCACTCACAGGATAATGTTGAAGAAACTCTAGTCCAATGGGAACTCCATAACTGTGACAGCACAATACAGGTGACTGAATCTCAAAACGGTGTAATAATCGCTGTAAATCTCGACAATGCCGCCCTATGGAGTAGCGAGAGTAAGAACTAGATTGACCATTACCTGCCAAATCATATGCCAGAATTTCCCAACTTTGAGTTTGCGCAAACTCATACTGCATTCTAAAATTAAACCGATTTCCCGTTCCGCCGTGAATAAACACCAATGGGGGATGGATACCTGGATTGTGGCAAACTTGTAAATCTACCCCTTGCCTTAGGTGGATTTTTTTACCAACTAGCACATCTTCGATATTATTAGTAGTTGAGCATGGAGCATCTGGCATAGAGCATTGGGAGTTAGTGCTTATCTTCCAAAGCTTACGCAAAACGTTTGTCAATGCTGTGTCAAGGTGATGGAAAGTTCAAGTCATTAGTCAATGGTCAATAGTCAATAGTCCAAAAAATTTTGATGGAAACAACTGACACCTGACAACTGACACGTGAAGGATAATTTTCTCAAATTTACTATGCTCAAAAAACTACAGTTTAGTTTTGGTTACTTGTTTAGCTTGCTCTTGCTGGCACTTTGTCTGTGGGCGATCGCTAGTGAATTGCGAGAGTATAATTATCGAGATGTTGTCAATTCATTAGCAGCTATTCCCAAAACGCGCTTAAGCTGGGCAGTGGGATTAACTACCATCGGCTATTTAGTCATGGTAGGGTATGATATTTTGGGATTTAGCTATGTTGGTCGTTCCCTATCTTGGAATAAGATTGCTTTAACTAACTTTATTAGTTGTGCCTTCAGTAATACCATTGGCTTTGCTTTGCTGACTGGCAGTGCTGTTCGTTATCGATTTTACATGAGATGGGGGGTATCTGTAGTAGCGATCGCCCAAATAATTGCCTTTGCTAATTTCACTTTTTGGCTGGGAATGTTTACCGTTGCTGGTTTAATTTTTCTCATCCATCCGTTGATCATTCCCACCCAATTAAATTTGCCATTTACCACAGTCAGACCTATCGGTATCATCTTTCTATTGCTAATTGCTATTTACATCTTAAGTAGCATTTTCATCAAACAACCATTAACTATTCGCTCTCACATATTGCGTTTTCCCACCTTCCCCATATCTTTAGCTCAAATTGCCGTTTCTAGTCTTGACTGGATTCTAGCTGCTAGCGTTCTTTATATCATAATTTCCAGTAATTTATCTTTGTCTTATTTCGATTTTTTAGGAATTTATTTATTAGCCATGTTTGCAGCAATTGTGAGTAATATTCCTGGTGGATTGGGTGTATTTGAAACTGTAATCTTATTGTTACTTACCTCTAAACTTTCTGCCGTAGTAATTCTTGGTTCACTTCTTGCTTATCGCGGCATATACTATTTTTTACCATTATTAATTTCAGCCTGTTTACTAGGTTTTTCCGAACTGAAGTACAGATGATTTCTCTATGTCATTAGCTTTTACTCCTCCTCCCACACAAAAAATTAATCATCAGCTTGCTAGCAATCTAGGTATAGAATTGTCTGTGCTGAGACTTGATTTAATGCACCCTTGGGTAAATGGGAATAAATGGTTCAAGCTTAAGTACAATCTTTTCGCAGCCAAAGAGAGAAATTACACAACTCTACTCACATTTGG
Coding sequences within it:
- a CDS encoding esterase family protein, with the translated sequence MKISKIFIYIVGAIAILTTVGYYYVFILGAPQLDPPTEEANTKLKFQLETFNSQAMGTVRNYGVILPPEYKKYPQKRYPVIFLLHGGHDDARAYVDKYAILNILDELYQSGKLPPSIIITPDGNDHRGSSPLYDPEYFDGNNGKVGTLIGSELVTLVKSRYRTLESPQFWALGGISSGGWGALNIGLRYLDNFNIFFSHSGYFTDNSGVQNSPQQIVQQLSSADQKRIRVYLDAGLNDTNLLASTKTFHQTLNKLGIANVFYAFPGGHGLSGENIGWNYFHKHLKDSLSYVGEQFKNSQKQ
- a CDS encoding esterase family protein; this encodes MNNRISQTFLLFSLITLVSCNYSQGAIAQKPLQQAILPPQPSADILATPLTYKIATYDSQAMGGSRTYGVSLPPGYEQNPQQRYPVIFLLHGGHGEPQDWFNQGKGHALKTLEQLYTTGKLPPSIVITPDGNDKRGSSRYWDPQYIDGPNGKVSTAVGNELVKVVQTRYRTLPNPDFWAIGGLSSGGWGAVNVGLHNLNNFSILFSHSGYFQDKSGPKNSPITYIKDIPSQAQKRLRIYLDTGISDTEEIDEAKKFSQVLEQFKIYHLFRKYPGSHTWQYWREHLADSLTFVGEQFRISQIAHMADHM
- a CDS encoding alpha/beta fold hydrolase, with product MPDAPCSTTNNIEDVLVGKKIHLRQGVDLQVCHNPGIHPPLVFIHGGTGNRFNFRMQYEFAQTQSWEILAYDLAGNGQSSSYSRYSIGRHCRDLQRLLHRFEIQSPVLCCHSYGVPIGLEFLQHYPVSGIIAIAGGTHDLAPWWEIPLMKFMAWGGRYMFHLANLQALNKFLSTSYRHSAMERFFAENPAPTDVHAYKGLEIFWDYNFFIRHPLPKNLHIPALVITAGQDPTFTHKMGEELTSHFVNGTHLHFANAGHLVMAECADLVNQAIADWLTQRLYS
- a CDS encoding lysylphosphatidylglycerol synthase domain-containing protein; protein product: MLKKLQFSFGYLFSLLLLALCLWAIASELREYNYRDVVNSLAAIPKTRLSWAVGLTTIGYLVMVGYDILGFSYVGRSLSWNKIALTNFISCAFSNTIGFALLTGSAVRYRFYMRWGVSVVAIAQIIAFANFTFWLGMFTVAGLIFLIHPLIIPTQLNLPFTTVRPIGIIFLLLIAIYILSSIFIKQPLTIRSHILRFPTFPISLAQIAVSSLDWILAASVLYIIISSNLSLSYFDFLGIYLLAMFAAIVSNIPGGLGVFETVILLLLTSKLSAVVILGSLLAYRGIYYFLPLLISACLLGFSELKYR